CCTCTTTGGAGAGCAGGTTGTCCTCTTGTTCCTTGGCGCTCATGTACTCCTCCCTGTCGCGTCGAAAGGTAGCTCAGGTCGCTGCGCAGGGCAATCGAGCTTCTCTCGCTCATCGTCGACTTGCCCAGGTTTTGTAACCAATTACTTCTTGGGAAGCTCGGTGAGGGCGGTCGCCGTCTGGATGGCGGTGGCGACCTCGGGAACGATGCCCTTTTCCACGTAGATCGGGAGCACCTGCTCTCGAAGCGCGGGAATCTGTCTAAAGAAGGCGGCGGCCGACACGAGGCATCCGACCCCTCCGAGGAGTACTGTAATCGGTGCTCCGATCGCGTTGGCGAGAGCACCCGCAAGAAGACTCCCGACGGGCGTGACTCCGAGAAAGGCGACAGCGTACAAGCTCATGACGCGTCCGCGCTTGTCGTCCTCGACGATCGTCTGCAGCACCGTGTTGGAGGAGGCGGTGAGGACGAGAATTCCGAATCCCACGAGCGCCATCAGCGGCAATGAGAGCCAGACCGCCCTCGATTGCGAGAAGGCGGCAAGAGATACGCCGGACAGGGCGCCCATCGCCGCGATGAGCCGACCGAGACCGCGGACCGTTTTCCGAGATGCGAGATAGAAGGCACCGAGAAGCGCCCCGACGCCGGAGGCCGCCATCAGAAATCCCAGGGTGGACGGACCCCCGCCGAGCACGTCCCGGGCGAAGACCGGCATCAACACCGCGTGAGGCATGCCCAGGAGGCTGATGACGGCAATGAGCGCCAGCATCGCGCGGATGGGGGCGAATCCAAACGCATAAGAGATTCCTTCTTGAATGCCGCGAAGCACGGCTGGAGATTTCGCTCTTCCCACCGGAGGCCGAACGTGGATGGCGAGCAGCGAAGCGACGACGGCAAGGTAGCTGAATCCGTCGATGAGAAAGCAATAACCCTCTCCCACCGAAGCGATGAGGATGCCTCCGATTGCCGGTCCCACCAGGCGGGCGGCGTTGAACATCGAGGAGTTCAGAGCGATCGCATTGGGAAGGTCTTCGTTTCCTTCGACGAGATCGATGACGTAGCTCTGCCTCGCCGGTACGTCGAGAGCGTTCAGCAATCCCTGAAAGACGCTCAAGATGACGATGTGGGTGACGGTGATCACCTGGGAGAGCGCGAGAACGGCGAGAGTGAACGACTGCAGCATGGAAAGGGCCTGGGTAGCGATCAGAATGCGGCGACGGTCCCAGCGATCGACGAGGGCGCCACCCAGGGGCGCGAGGAAGAACATTGGAATCTGGCCGGCGAAGCCCAGAACTCCGAGAAGAAAAGCCGAGTCGGTC
The Vicinamibacteria bacterium genome window above contains:
- a CDS encoding MFS transporter is translated as MDDARLPAARPGLSSLLRALRHRNYRLFFVGQGISLVGTWLSRAATSWLVYRLTDSAFLLGVLGFAGQIPMFFLAPLGGALVDRWDRRRILIATQALSMLQSFTLAVLALSQVITVTHIVILSVFQGLLNALDVPARQSYVIDLVEGNEDLPNAIALNSSMFNAARLVGPAIGGILIASVGEGYCFLIDGFSYLAVVASLLAIHVRPPVGRAKSPAVLRGIQEGISYAFGFAPIRAMLALIAVISLLGMPHAVLMPVFARDVLGGGPSTLGFLMAASGVGALLGAFYLASRKTVRGLGRLIAAMGALSGVSLAAFSQSRAVWLSLPLMALVGFGILVLTASSNTVLQTIVEDDKRGRVMSLYAVAFLGVTPVGSLLAGALANAIGAPITVLLGGVGCLVSAAAFFRQIPALREQVLPIYVEKGIVPEVATAIQTATALTELPKK